The Vigna unguiculata cultivar IT97K-499-35 chromosome 6, ASM411807v1, whole genome shotgun sequence genome contains a region encoding:
- the LOC114187043 gene encoding hydroxyproline O-arabinosyltransferase 3-like isoform X1, whose amino-acid sequence MIVRKNKTSAKSLLVLLVMVLAFFFVIYNLVFMIKHHKGGSWISENSHSKFHVVVTATDAAYSQWQCRIMYYWYKKVKEIPGSDMGEFTRIVHSGKPDQLMDEIPTFVVDPLPAGLDRGYVVMNRPWAFLQWLDKANVEEEYILMAEPDHIFVKPLPNLAIGNQPAGYPFFYIKPDKHEKIIRKFYPKANGPITDIDPIGNSPVIIKKSLLEEITPTWVNVSLQMKDDQEADETFGWVLEMYAYAVASALHGVRHVLHDNFMLQPPWDLDVGNKFIIHYTYACDYNLKGELTYGKIGEWRFNKRAYLSGPPPKNLSLPPPGVPETVVQLVKMINEATANIPKWDSLNRS is encoded by the exons ATGATTGTGAGAAAAAACAAGACAAGTGCAAAGTCACTACTTGTGCTCCTTGTTATGGTTCTTGCCTTTTTCTTTGTCATTTACAATTTGGTATTTATGATCAAACACCATAAGGGTGGAAGCTGGATATCAGAAAATTCCCATTCAAAATTCCATGTTGTGGTCACTGCTACTGATGCAGCTTATTCTCAATGGCAATGCCGGATTATGTACTACTGGTATAAGAAGGTAAAGGAGATTCCTGGATCAGATATGGGAGAGTTCACCAGAATTGTGCATTCAGGTAAACCAGACCAGTTGATGGATGAGATTCCTACTTTTGTGGTTGATCCACTTCCTGCAGGCTTGGATAGG GGCTATGTTGTCATGAATAGGCCATGGGCTTTTCTTCAGTGGCTGGATAAAGCAAATGTTGAGGAAGA ATATATTTTGATGGCAGAACCTGATCACATATTTGTAAAACCTTTGCCTAATTTGGCTATTGGAAACCAACCAGCAGGGTATCCATTTTTCTACATAAAACCAgataaacatgaaaaaataattagaaaattctACCCTAAGGCGAATGGTCCTATTACAGATATTGACCCCATTGGCAATTCTCCTGTAATCATTAAGAAG TCCTTGCTGGAGGAAATAACTCCCACATGGGTGAATGTTTCCCTGCAAATGAAAGATGATCAAGAAGCTGATGAAACTTTTGGATGGGTACTTGAAAT GTATGCATACGCTGTGGCATCGGCATTGCACGGTGTACGGCATGTTCTTCATGATAACTTCATGCTCCAG CCACCATGGGACTTAGATGTTGGGAACAAGTTTATAATCCATTATACTTATGCATGCGACTACAATTTAAAG GGGGAATTGACATATGGGAAAATTGGAGAATGGCGTTTTAACAAGAGAGCTTATCTCTCAGGTCCTCCACCAAAAAACCTTTCCTTACCCCCTCCTGGAGTTCCTGAAACCGTG GTTCAGCTTGTAAAGATGATCAATGAAGCTACTGCTAACATACCTAAATGGGATTCATTAAATAGAAGctga
- the LOC114187043 gene encoding hydroxyproline O-arabinosyltransferase 3-like isoform X2 has protein sequence MNRPWAFLQWLDKANVEEEYILMAEPDHIFVKPLPNLAIGNQPAGYPFFYIKPDKHEKIIRKFYPKANGPITDIDPIGNSPVIIKKSLLEEITPTWVNVSLQMKDDQEADETFGWVLEMYAYAVASALHGVRHVLHDNFMLQPPWDLDVGNKFIIHYTYACDYNLKGELTYGKIGEWRFNKRAYLSGPPPKNLSLPPPGVPETVVQLVKMINEATANIPKWDSLNRS, from the exons ATGAATAGGCCATGGGCTTTTCTTCAGTGGCTGGATAAAGCAAATGTTGAGGAAGA ATATATTTTGATGGCAGAACCTGATCACATATTTGTAAAACCTTTGCCTAATTTGGCTATTGGAAACCAACCAGCAGGGTATCCATTTTTCTACATAAAACCAgataaacatgaaaaaataattagaaaattctACCCTAAGGCGAATGGTCCTATTACAGATATTGACCCCATTGGCAATTCTCCTGTAATCATTAAGAAG TCCTTGCTGGAGGAAATAACTCCCACATGGGTGAATGTTTCCCTGCAAATGAAAGATGATCAAGAAGCTGATGAAACTTTTGGATGGGTACTTGAAAT GTATGCATACGCTGTGGCATCGGCATTGCACGGTGTACGGCATGTTCTTCATGATAACTTCATGCTCCAG CCACCATGGGACTTAGATGTTGGGAACAAGTTTATAATCCATTATACTTATGCATGCGACTACAATTTAAAG GGGGAATTGACATATGGGAAAATTGGAGAATGGCGTTTTAACAAGAGAGCTTATCTCTCAGGTCCTCCACCAAAAAACCTTTCCTTACCCCCTCCTGGAGTTCCTGAAACCGTG GTTCAGCTTGTAAAGATGATCAATGAAGCTACTGCTAACATACCTAAATGGGATTCATTAAATAGAAGctga